In one window of Limnohabitans sp. MORI2 DNA:
- a CDS encoding acetyl-CoA C-acetyltransferase, with protein MEDIVIVSAARTAVGKFGGSLAKIAATELGSIVIREALARAKVDPSQVGEVIMGQVLAAGAGQNPARQALMKSGIPNAVPALTINAVCGSGLKSVMLAAQAVAYGDSEIVVAGGQENMSASGHVLMGSRDGQRMGNWNMVDTMIVDGLWDVYNQYHMGITAENVAKEFNITRDMQDALALASQQKATAAQEAGKFKDEIVSVHIPQRKGDPIEFNADEYINKKTTADALAGLRPAFDKAGSVTAGNASGINDGAAAVVVMTAKKAAALGLTPLARIAAFGTSGLDPKIMGMGPVSASRKALERAGWKASDVDLFELNEAFAAQACAVNQQLDIDPAKVNVNGGAIAIGHPIGASGCRILVTLLHEMQRTNAKKGLAALCIGGGMGVSLALER; from the coding sequence ATGGAAGATATCGTCATCGTTTCTGCAGCACGCACAGCCGTAGGTAAGTTTGGTGGTTCGCTCGCCAAAATTGCCGCCACAGAGCTGGGCTCCATCGTCATTCGTGAAGCTCTGGCACGTGCCAAAGTAGATCCTTCCCAAGTGGGTGAAGTCATCATGGGCCAAGTGTTGGCTGCAGGTGCTGGTCAAAACCCCGCACGTCAAGCTTTGATGAAGTCGGGTATTCCCAACGCCGTGCCAGCGCTCACCATCAATGCGGTGTGTGGCTCGGGCTTGAAGTCGGTCATGTTGGCCGCACAAGCAGTGGCGTATGGTGACAGCGAGATTGTGGTGGCCGGTGGCCAAGAAAACATGAGCGCCTCTGGCCATGTGCTGATGGGTTCACGCGATGGTCAACGCATGGGCAACTGGAATATGGTTGACACCATGATCGTGGACGGCTTGTGGGATGTGTACAACCAGTACCACATGGGCATCACGGCTGAAAACGTGGCTAAAGAATTCAACATCACTCGCGACATGCAAGATGCATTGGCGCTGGCCAGTCAGCAAAAAGCAACGGCTGCGCAAGAGGCTGGTAAGTTCAAAGACGAAATCGTTTCAGTGCATATCCCACAACGCAAGGGTGATCCGATCGAGTTCAACGCCGACGAATACATCAACAAGAAAACCACTGCCGATGCTTTGGCTGGCTTGCGTCCCGCTTTTGACAAAGCGGGTTCTGTGACTGCGGGTAACGCATCCGGCATCAACGACGGCGCTGCCGCTGTGGTGGTGATGACTGCCAAGAAGGCTGCTGCATTGGGCCTCACACCATTAGCACGCATTGCCGCATTTGGCACCAGCGGTTTGGACCCCAAAATCATGGGCATGGGCCCCGTGTCTGCTTCACGTAAAGCGTTGGAGCGTGCAGGCTGGAAAGCCTCAGATGTGGACCTGTTCGAACTCAACGAAGCTTTTGCAGCGCAAGCATGTGCGGTGAATCAGCAATTAGACATTGATCCAGCCAAAGTCAACGTCAACGGGGGCGCGATTGCAATTGGCCACCCTATTGGCGCATCCGGCTGCCGCATCTTGGTGACTTTGCTGCACGAAATGCAACGCACCAACGCCAAGAAGGGCTTGGCCGCTTTGTGTATCGGTGGTGGCATGGGCGTGTCATTGGCGCTTGAGCGTTAA
- the phaC gene encoding class I poly(R)-hydroxyalkanoic acid synthase, translating to MDQNAALKSLGDSWLKALASFQTLGGSDAKTPALSFSPEKLEALQKQYMAEATELWNQSLQGKPEVKDRRFKGEAWAHNPMAAFTAAAYLLNTRTMMALTDAAETDAKTKARIQFAVEQWAAASAPSNFLALNAEAQQKAIETKGESISKGIKNLLHDMQQGHVSMTDESLFEVGKNVATTEGKVVFENEFFQLLEYKPLTAKVYERPFLFVPPCINKFYILDLQPENSFIRYAVAQGHRTFVVSWRNPDESMRNTTWDNYVEDVAIQAIKVVQEIGGSKQINALGFCVGGTILSNALAVLAARGEKPVASATLLTTLIDFTDTGILDVFIDENFVKFREGQFAEGGLMKGKDMASTFSFLRPNDLVWNYVVGNYLKGETPPPFDLLYWNSDSTNLPGPMYAWYLRNTYLENNLIKPGKATVCGEKIDLRKVDMPIYIYGSREDHIVPIGGAYASTHVFPGKKRFVMGASGHIAGVINPPAAKKRCYWTGSDTNFPKDAEQWIAKSKEHPGSWWTDWSTWLKTHAGKQIAAPKTYGKGKYKAIEPAPGRYVKARASN from the coding sequence ATGGATCAGAATGCGGCCCTCAAGAGCCTCGGGGATAGCTGGCTCAAAGCCTTGGCCTCATTTCAGACACTCGGTGGTAGCGATGCCAAAACACCCGCACTGAGCTTTTCTCCTGAAAAACTTGAAGCTTTACAAAAGCAGTACATGGCCGAAGCCACTGAGCTTTGGAATCAGAGCTTGCAGGGCAAGCCTGAAGTGAAAGATCGGCGCTTCAAAGGTGAAGCCTGGGCGCACAACCCTATGGCTGCATTCACTGCAGCGGCTTACCTGCTCAACACCCGCACCATGATGGCGCTTACGGATGCCGCTGAGACCGATGCCAAAACCAAGGCGCGTATCCAGTTCGCCGTTGAACAGTGGGCTGCGGCTTCTGCCCCTAGCAACTTTTTGGCATTGAATGCTGAAGCACAACAAAAAGCAATCGAGACCAAAGGCGAGAGCATTTCTAAGGGCATTAAAAACTTGTTGCACGACATGCAGCAGGGCCATGTGTCTATGACCGATGAGAGCCTGTTTGAGGTTGGCAAAAACGTAGCCACCACCGAAGGCAAAGTGGTGTTTGAAAACGAGTTCTTCCAATTGCTCGAATACAAACCGCTCACGGCCAAGGTGTATGAGCGACCATTCTTGTTTGTGCCGCCGTGCATCAACAAGTTCTATATCTTGGACTTGCAACCAGAAAATTCTTTCATTCGTTACGCCGTGGCACAAGGCCATCGCACGTTTGTGGTTAGCTGGCGCAATCCTGACGAAAGCATGCGCAACACCACATGGGACAACTACGTGGAAGATGTCGCAATTCAAGCCATCAAGGTGGTGCAAGAAATTGGTGGTTCTAAACAAATCAATGCACTGGGTTTTTGTGTGGGGGGCACCATCCTCTCTAACGCGTTGGCCGTCTTGGCTGCACGCGGTGAAAAACCAGTAGCCAGTGCGACTTTGTTGACCACCTTGATTGACTTCACCGATACCGGCATCTTGGATGTGTTCATTGATGAGAACTTTGTGAAGTTCCGTGAAGGTCAGTTTGCTGAGGGCGGATTGATGAAGGGCAAGGACATGGCGTCCACCTTCAGCTTCTTGCGTCCCAACGATTTGGTGTGGAACTACGTGGTGGGCAACTACCTCAAAGGCGAAACGCCACCACCGTTTGACTTGTTGTACTGGAACAGTGACTCCACCAATTTGCCTGGCCCCATGTATGCCTGGTACTTGCGTAACACCTATTTAGAGAACAACCTCATCAAACCTGGCAAAGCCACGGTGTGCGGTGAGAAGATTGACTTGCGTAAGGTGGACATGCCCATCTACATCTATGGCTCGCGTGAAGACCACATCGTGCCGATTGGCGGTGCCTACGCCAGCACACATGTGTTCCCAGGAAAGAAGCGTTTCGTCATGGGGGCTTCGGGCCACATTGCGGGTGTGATCAATCCACCCGCGGCAAAAAAGCGTTGCTACTGGACAGGCAGCGACACCAACTTCCCCAAAGATGCTGAGCAGTGGATTGCCAAGTCCAAAGAGCATCCAGGCAGTTGGTGGACCGATTGGTCGACTTGGCTCAAGACCCACGCAGGTAAACAAATTGCAGCGCCAAAGACGTATGGCAAAGGCAAGTACAAAGCCATTGAGCCAGCACCTGGCCGTTACGTCAAAGCGCGCGCCAGCAACTGA
- the pgeF gene encoding peptidoglycan editing factor PgeF, producing the protein MSHTSHTPATPLFWPMQWALPVGVQALCTTRVGGVSHAPFDGFNLGDHVQDEAHAVAKNRALLASQLNGARPVFLSQVHGVEVVQLNAATPDGTKADACLTQEPRVACTIMVADCLPLLFTDDAGQVVAAAHAGWRGLAAGVVEQTVQAMCEKAGIGPSQVRVWLGPCIGADAFEVGEDVRVAFTEQGDASVAERCFKPHPTHAQKWLADLAGLARWRLQALGVHSVSGNDSTPEWCTVTQRSRLFSFRRDGMTGRFAVCIWRN; encoded by the coding sequence ATGAGTCACACATCCCACACCCCTGCAACGCCTTTGTTTTGGCCCATGCAATGGGCATTGCCTGTTGGCGTGCAAGCGCTGTGTACCACGCGAGTGGGCGGCGTGTCGCATGCGCCGTTTGATGGCTTCAATCTGGGCGACCATGTGCAAGACGAGGCGCATGCGGTGGCTAAAAATCGCGCGCTACTGGCATCTCAGTTGAATGGTGCACGGCCTGTGTTTCTCAGCCAAGTGCATGGTGTGGAGGTGGTTCAACTCAATGCCGCTACACCCGATGGCACCAAGGCCGATGCATGTCTCACGCAAGAGCCGCGCGTGGCGTGCACCATCATGGTGGCTGATTGTTTACCCTTGTTGTTCACTGATGACGCGGGTCAAGTTGTTGCTGCGGCACACGCGGGTTGGCGTGGTTTAGCAGCGGGTGTGGTTGAGCAGACCGTGCAAGCGATGTGTGAGAAAGCCGGTATCGGCCCATCGCAAGTGCGTGTCTGGCTTGGGCCATGCATCGGCGCAGATGCGTTTGAAGTGGGTGAAGATGTCCGCGTGGCTTTCACTGAACAAGGCGATGCGTCAGTCGCTGAACGTTGCTTTAAACCGCATCCCACGCATGCGCAGAAGTGGTTGGCAGACCTTGCCGGTTTGGCACGATGGCGTTTGCAAGCCTTAGGTGTTCACTCGGTGTCGGGCAACGACAGCACGCCCGAGTGGTGCACGGTCACGCAACGCTCAAGGCTCTTTTCGTTCAGGCGTGACGGGATGACTGGGCGCTTCGCGGTATGTATTTGGCGCAACTGA
- a CDS encoding antibiotic biosynthesis monooxygenase family protein: MILELVDIRIQPGQQAAFDEAIQRGVETVIAKAKGFQGFKINRGIESPERYVLQIFWTTLENHTVDFRESPAFGEWRAIVGPFFAQPPMVEHFELVSKSA; this comes from the coding sequence ATGATTCTCGAACTCGTCGACATCCGCATTCAACCTGGCCAACAAGCTGCATTCGATGAAGCCATTCAACGTGGCGTAGAAACCGTTATTGCTAAAGCCAAAGGTTTTCAAGGCTTCAAAATCAACCGCGGAATCGAGTCACCCGAGCGCTATGTGTTACAAATTTTCTGGACCACGCTCGAGAACCACACTGTTGACTTCCGTGAATCTCCTGCCTTTGGCGAATGGCGCGCTATCGTGGGCCCCTTCTTTGCACAGCCGCCCATGGTGGAACACTTTGAACTGGTGAGTAAATCCGCATGA
- a CDS encoding fumarylacetoacetate hydrolase family protein, with translation MNYTFEPTPVVSVPVVGKTERFPVHRIYCVGRNYEEHAKEMGFTGREPPFFFMKPADAVLVVNAGETGDMPYPSLTKNLHHEIELVVAIGKGGKNIKAADAMSHIYGYAVGLDMTRRDLQNDMKKQGRPWCIGKGFDHSAPIGPITPATHAGDVANAEIYVQVNGQDRQRSNTNQLIWNIAETIEHLSAAWELQPGDLIYTGTPEGVSAVVTGDTLVGAVTGLGELKVRLV, from the coding sequence ATGAACTACACATTCGAACCTACCCCCGTTGTGTCCGTGCCCGTAGTGGGCAAAACAGAACGTTTCCCTGTGCACCGCATTTACTGCGTGGGCCGCAACTACGAAGAACACGCCAAAGAAATGGGCTTCACAGGCCGTGAACCGCCTTTCTTTTTCATGAAGCCTGCAGACGCTGTGTTGGTGGTCAATGCGGGTGAAACGGGTGACATGCCCTACCCCAGTCTCACCAAAAATTTGCATCACGAAATTGAGTTGGTGGTTGCCATTGGCAAAGGTGGCAAGAACATCAAAGCAGCAGATGCTATGAGCCACATTTACGGTTACGCCGTGGGCCTAGACATGACACGCCGCGACTTGCAAAACGACATGAAAAAGCAAGGTCGCCCTTGGTGCATTGGTAAAGGCTTTGATCACAGCGCGCCCATTGGCCCCATCACACCAGCAACACACGCGGGCGACGTGGCCAACGCCGAAATTTATGTGCAAGTCAACGGCCAAGACCGCCAACGCAGCAACACCAACCAACTCATTTGGAACATCGCTGAAACGATTGAACATTTGTCGGCTGCTTGGGAGTTGCAACCCGGCGATTTGATTTACACCGGCACGCCCGAAGGCGTGAGTGCAGTGGTGACAGGCGACACACTGGTGGGTGCAGTAACCGGCCTGGGTGAACTCAAAGTTCGCTTGGTTTAA
- a CDS encoding NUDIX hydrolase gives MLHRPLIQHCKACGSAVTYRLPDDGDTRERAVCNACHTIHYENPLNVVGTVPVWGDKVLLCKRNIEPRFGKWTLPAGFMELNETVAQGAARETVEEAGAQFEMQDLFTLMNVTRVGQVHFFYRAQLTSDQFNPGHETQEARLFAEHEIPWDEIAFRTVKETLLHYFADAKKGKFELHHVDIV, from the coding sequence ATGCTGCACCGCCCACTCATCCAACATTGCAAAGCTTGCGGCAGCGCGGTGACCTATCGCCTGCCTGACGATGGCGACACGCGTGAACGTGCGGTGTGCAACGCTTGCCACACCATCCATTACGAGAACCCGCTCAACGTGGTGGGCACCGTGCCAGTATGGGGTGACAAAGTGTTGCTGTGCAAGCGCAACATCGAACCACGCTTTGGCAAATGGACGCTACCGGCCGGCTTCATGGAGCTTAACGAAACCGTAGCGCAAGGCGCAGCGCGCGAGACCGTTGAAGAAGCTGGTGCGCAGTTTGAGATGCAAGACTTGTTCACACTGATGAACGTCACACGCGTGGGCCAAGTGCATTTCTTTTACCGTGCTCAGCTCACCAGCGACCAATTCAACCCAGGCCACGAAACGCAAGAGGCCCGTTTATTTGCAGAGCATGAAATACCTTGGGATGAAATTGCATTTCGAACCGTCAAAGAAACTTTGCTGCACTACTTTGCAGATGCAAAGAAGGGCAAGTTTGAGCTTCACCATGTCGATATTGTTTGA
- a CDS encoding MerR family transcriptional regulator yields the protein MEKSLPPIPAKRYFTIGEVSELCGVKPHVLRYWEQEFTQLRPMKRRGNRRYYQRHEVLMIRRIRDLLYDQGFTITGARNKLQELVQSERERRRAGGELIDIDLPDDDEFEDDLDVDSDDAQALPLLGLSSNDEALQALRKELTQIRDLLSERH from the coding sequence ATGGAGAAATCCCTCCCTCCCATTCCAGCCAAACGCTACTTCACCATTGGTGAAGTGAGCGAGTTGTGCGGCGTCAAGCCGCACGTGCTGCGCTATTGGGAGCAAGAGTTCACGCAGCTGCGCCCCATGAAGCGCCGAGGCAATCGCCGTTATTACCAGCGTCACGAAGTGCTGATGATTCGCCGAATTCGCGACCTCTTGTATGACCAAGGTTTCACCATCACAGGGGCGCGTAATAAGCTGCAAGAGTTGGTCCAATCTGAGCGCGAGCGCCGCCGTGCAGGTGGTGAATTGATCGATATCGATTTGCCCGATGACGATGAGTTTGAAGATGATTTAGATGTGGATTCGGACGACGCGCAAGCATTGCCGCTATTGGGCTTGAGCAGCAACGATGAAGCGCTTCAGGCTTTGCGAAAAGAACTCACACAAATTCGAGATCTGCTCTCAGAGCGCCACTGA
- a CDS encoding integration host factor subunit alpha yields the protein MELSFESLETPALTKAQLADLLFEQIGLNKRESKDMIDAFFDLIAQSLVDGTDVKISSFGNFQIRTKAARPGRNPRTGELIPIQARRAVTFHASHKLKEQIQGDSNSKVDN from the coding sequence ATGGAACTGTCTTTTGAAAGCTTAGAAACGCCAGCGCTCACCAAGGCGCAGTTGGCCGACTTGTTGTTTGAACAAATTGGATTGAACAAACGCGAGTCCAAAGACATGATCGATGCTTTTTTCGATCTGATTGCACAAAGTTTGGTCGATGGCACGGATGTGAAAATTTCAAGTTTCGGTAATTTTCAAATTCGTACCAAGGCAGCAAGGCCTGGGCGTAATCCTCGAACCGGTGAGTTGATACCCATCCAAGCACGAAGAGCGGTGACATTTCATGCCAGTCACAAGCTGAAGGAGCAAATTCAAGGTGACAGTAATTCCAAAGTTGACAACTGA
- the pheT gene encoding phenylalanine--tRNA ligase subunit beta: MQFPESWLREFCNPSLTTQELADTLTMAGLEVEELQPVAPPFTGIVVGEIKEAVQHPDADRLRICQVDVGQGALLNIVCGAPNARVGIKIPCATVGAELPPGEDGKPFKIKVGKLRGVESQGMLCSAKELKIADDNGGLLELPADAPLGQNIREYLNLDDTLFTCKLTPNLAHCLSVYGIAREVSALTGAPLKAPTFPTIAATNSDTLPVKVSAPDLCGRFSGRVVRGVNTKAQTPAWMVNHLARCGQRSVSPLVDISNYVMFELGRPSHIFDLDKIQGGLEVRWGKAGEQLKLLNGNTVTVDEKVGVIADAHQVESLAGIMGGDATAVSDDTQNIYIEAAFWWPTAIAGRSRRFNFSTDAGHRFERGVDPELTVEHIERITQLVIDICGTPNTTVGPIDDHRVNMPVAKPVTLRVDRAVKVIGMPLTQQRMAEALRGLGLPVTEGEGTLTVQPPSFRFDLQIEEDLIEEVARMVGYNNLPTTPPLAPITASVRLESQRSPHALRHQLAGLGYQETINYSFVDERWEQELAGNANPIKLLNPIASQMSVMRSTLLGSLLNVVKFNVDRKASRVRVFEIGRVFHKDASVQNTDTTVQGFDQPMHVAGIAFGSAAPLQWGTKEQGADFFDVKADVEALLAPAVPTFEAAEHPAMHPGRCAKVLVNGQPVGHVGELHPRWRQSWELAQAPVMFELSLDAVLQREVPKSTGVAKFPNVERDIAVIVKDSVTHAQLMAAVYAAKTQGLLRSAVLFDVYRPKAESAAMAMDEKSLAVRLTLNSDEATLNEAQIETVVQAVLAELTAKVAARLRS, translated from the coding sequence ATGCAATTCCCCGAATCCTGGTTGCGCGAATTCTGCAACCCCTCACTCACCACCCAAGAACTGGCCGACACGTTGACGATGGCTGGTTTGGAAGTGGAAGAACTCCAACCCGTCGCACCACCTTTCACAGGCATCGTCGTCGGTGAAATCAAAGAAGCCGTGCAGCACCCAGACGCTGACCGCTTACGCATTTGCCAAGTGGATGTGGGGCAGGGCGCGTTGCTCAACATCGTGTGCGGCGCACCCAATGCACGCGTAGGCATCAAAATTCCATGCGCCACCGTGGGCGCAGAGTTACCACCGGGCGAAGACGGCAAGCCCTTCAAAATCAAAGTGGGCAAGCTGCGCGGCGTGGAAAGCCAAGGCATGTTGTGCTCAGCCAAAGAACTCAAAATTGCCGACGACAACGGTGGCTTGCTTGAGTTGCCAGCTGATGCACCTTTGGGGCAGAACATCCGCGAGTACTTGAACCTCGACGACACCTTGTTCACCTGCAAACTCACGCCCAACTTGGCGCATTGTTTGAGCGTTTACGGCATTGCCCGCGAAGTGTCGGCTCTCACCGGCGCGCCGTTGAAGGCACCGACATTCCCGACGATTGCAGCGACCAATTCAGACACCTTGCCCGTCAAGGTCAGCGCCCCCGATTTGTGTGGCCGTTTCTCAGGCCGTGTCGTGCGTGGTGTGAACACCAAAGCGCAAACGCCTGCATGGATGGTGAACCATTTGGCCCGTTGCGGCCAACGCAGCGTGAGTCCCTTGGTCGACATCTCCAACTATGTGATGTTCGAGTTGGGTCGTCCGTCGCACATCTTCGATCTCGACAAAATTCAAGGTGGCTTGGAAGTGCGTTGGGGTAAAGCCGGTGAGCAGCTCAAGCTCTTGAATGGCAACACCGTCACGGTTGACGAAAAAGTGGGCGTCATTGCAGACGCACATCAAGTCGAATCACTCGCTGGCATCATGGGTGGCGATGCCACCGCCGTGAGTGACGACACGCAAAACATTTACATCGAAGCCGCCTTCTGGTGGCCCACGGCCATCGCAGGCCGTTCTCGCCGCTTCAACTTCAGCACCGATGCTGGCCATCGCTTTGAGCGTGGTGTCGACCCAGAGTTGACCGTGGAGCATATCGAGCGCATCACGCAGCTGGTGATTGACATTTGCGGTACGCCCAACACTACTGTTGGCCCGATTGACGACCACCGTGTGAACATGCCTGTTGCCAAGCCTGTCACATTGCGCGTGGATCGTGCTGTGAAAGTGATTGGCATGCCACTCACGCAACAACGCATGGCTGAGGCTTTACGTGGTTTGGGCTTGCCTGTGACTGAAGGTGAGGGGACCTTGACGGTTCAACCGCCATCGTTCCGTTTCGATTTGCAAATCGAAGAAGACCTGATCGAAGAAGTGGCACGCATGGTGGGTTACAACAACCTGCCCACCACACCGCCTCTGGCACCTATCACGGCCAGCGTGCGCCTTGAGTCGCAGCGCAGCCCACATGCTTTGCGTCATCAGTTGGCTGGCTTGGGCTACCAAGAAACCATCAACTACAGCTTTGTGGATGAGCGTTGGGAGCAAGAGTTGGCAGGTAATGCCAATCCCATCAAGTTGCTCAACCCCATTGCCAGCCAAATGAGTGTGATGCGTTCTACCTTGTTGGGCTCGCTGCTCAACGTGGTGAAGTTCAACGTGGATCGCAAGGCCTCACGCGTGCGCGTGTTTGAAATTGGCCGCGTGTTTCACAAAGACGCCTCGGTGCAAAACACTGACACCACTGTGCAAGGCTTTGATCAGCCCATGCACGTCGCGGGCATTGCTTTTGGAAGCGCTGCACCTTTGCAATGGGGCACCAAAGAACAAGGCGCAGATTTCTTCGACGTGAAGGCCGATGTGGAGGCTTTGTTGGCGCCCGCTGTACCAACTTTTGAAGCGGCTGAGCACCCAGCCATGCACCCTGGCCGTTGCGCCAAGGTCTTGGTCAATGGCCAACCCGTGGGGCATGTGGGTGAATTGCATCCACGTTGGCGTCAGAGCTGGGAACTGGCCCAAGCGCCCGTGATGTTTGAACTCTCGCTCGATGCCGTGTTGCAGCGTGAAGTACCCAAGTCCACGGGGGTCGCCAAGTTCCCTAACGTCGAGCGCGATATTGCGGTGATCGTCAAAGACAGCGTCACGCACGCCCAATTGATGGCTGCGGTGTACGCTGCTAAAACTCAAGGTTTGCTGCGCAGTGCTGTGTTGTTTGACGTGTATCGCCCCAAAGCCGAAAGCGCAGCCATGGCGATGGACGAAAAGAGTTTGGCAGTGCGCTTGACGCTCAACAGCGATGAAGCCACCTTGAACGAAGCACAAATTGAAACTGTGGTGCAAGCCGTGTTGGCTGAACTGACTGCCAAAGTTGCTGCCCGTTTGCGCAGTTGA
- the pheS gene encoding phenylalanine--tRNA ligase subunit alpha, whose protein sequence is MNELDSLVASAQALFAQSTTPADLENAKAQFLGKSGRITEMMKGMAALSVEEKKSTGAAINVAKQAIEAALTARRQALADAELETQLKAEALDVTLPGRARMAGGLHPVTITLERVEAIFGSMGFEVAQGPEIETDWFNFTALNTPEDHPARSMHDTFYVEGGSPEAPNLLRTHTSPMQVRHAVQHVKRYQARLDAGQGMPEIRVIAPGRTYRVDSDATHSPMFHQCEGLWIGENVSFKDLKVVITDFCRTFFESDDLVLRFRPSFFPFTEPSAEIDIQFQSGALAGRWLEVGGSGQVHPNVVRNMGLDPERFIGFAFGMGMDRFTMLRYGVNDLRLFFDGDIRFLSQFQ, encoded by the coding sequence ATGAACGAGTTGGATTCTCTGGTCGCCAGTGCCCAGGCCCTGTTTGCACAAAGCACCACACCGGCTGATCTTGAAAACGCCAAAGCCCAGTTCTTGGGAAAGTCAGGCCGCATCACCGAGATGATGAAAGGCATGGCTGCATTGAGCGTCGAAGAAAAGAAATCGACCGGTGCCGCCATCAACGTGGCCAAGCAAGCGATTGAAGCAGCACTCACGGCCCGTCGCCAAGCCTTGGCCGATGCCGAACTCGAGACCCAACTCAAAGCCGAAGCCCTCGATGTGACCTTGCCCGGTCGTGCCCGTATGGCTGGCGGTTTGCACCCTGTCACGATCACGCTTGAACGCGTTGAAGCCATTTTTGGTTCGATGGGGTTTGAAGTGGCCCAAGGCCCAGAGATTGAAACCGACTGGTTCAACTTCACTGCGCTCAACACGCCTGAAGATCACCCAGCACGTTCTATGCACGACACCTTCTATGTGGAAGGTGGCAGCCCCGAGGCTCCTAACTTGCTGCGCACGCACACCAGCCCCATGCAAGTGCGCCACGCTGTGCAGCATGTCAAGCGCTACCAAGCGCGTTTGGATGCCGGTCAAGGCATGCCCGAAATTCGCGTCATCGCACCAGGTCGCACCTACCGTGTGGACAGCGATGCCACGCACTCGCCCATGTTCCACCAGTGCGAAGGCTTGTGGATTGGCGAGAACGTGAGCTTCAAAGATCTCAAAGTGGTCATCACCGATTTCTGTCGCACCTTCTTCGAAAGCGATGACTTGGTGCTGCGCTTCCGTCCCAGCTTCTTCCCATTCACAGAGCCCAGCGCTGAGATTGACATCCAATTCCAAAGCGGCGCTTTGGCAGGCCGTTGGCTCGAAGTGGGGGGCTCAGGCCAAGTGCATCCGAACGTGGTGCGCAATATGGGCCTCGACCCTGAGCGTTTCATCGGCTTTGCCTTTGGCATGGGTATGGATCGTTTCACCATGCTGCGTTACGGCGTGAACGACTTGCGCTTGTTCTTCGATGGCGACATTCGCTTCTTGAGCCAGTTCCAATAA
- the rplT gene encoding 50S ribosomal protein L20: MPRVKRGVTARARHKKVLALAKGFRGRRGNVFRIAKQAVMKAGQYAYRDRRTKKRVFRQLWIARINAAARQCGLTYSQFANGLKKAAIEIDRKMLADLAVHDMAAFTSIVNQVKAKLAA; the protein is encoded by the coding sequence ATGCCTCGCGTCAAACGTGGTGTTACGGCCCGTGCCCGTCACAAAAAAGTTCTGGCTTTAGCCAAAGGTTTCCGCGGCCGCCGCGGTAACGTCTTCCGCATCGCTAAACAAGCGGTGATGAAGGCCGGTCAATATGCTTACCGCGATCGCCGCACTAAAAAGCGCGTGTTCCGTCAGCTGTGGATCGCTCGTATCAATGCTGCCGCACGTCAATGCGGTCTGACATATAGCCAATTCGCCAACGGCCTGAAAAAGGCAGCGATCGAAATCGACCGCAAGATGTTGGCCGACTTGGCCGTTCACGACATGGCTGCTTTCACCAGCATCGTGAATCAAGTCAAAGCCAAATTGGCTGCTTGA
- the rpmI gene encoding 50S ribosomal protein L35, with translation MPKMKTKSSAKKRFRVRPGGTVKRGQAFKRHILTKKTTKNKRHLRGAVNVHETNMGHMAQMLPKCGL, from the coding sequence ATGCCCAAAATGAAGACCAAAAGCAGCGCTAAAAAGCGCTTCCGCGTTCGTCCAGGCGGTACCGTGAAACGCGGTCAAGCCTTCAAGCGTCACATCTTGACCAAGAAGACGACCAAGAACAAGCGTCACTTGCGTGGTGCAGTGAATGTGCATGAGACCAACATGGGTCACATGGCGCAAATGCTGCCCAAGTGCGGCCTGTAA